A single region of the Bos mutus isolate GX-2022 chromosome 17, NWIPB_WYAK_1.1, whole genome shotgun sequence genome encodes:
- the GAL3ST1 gene encoding galactosylceramide sulfotransferase isoform X1 codes for MPLPQKKRWESMAKGLVLGALFTSFLLLLYSYAVPPLYTGLASTRTPEGAAPCSPAPSEPEAPTSANGSAGGCQPRRDIVFMKTHKTASSTLLNILFRFGQKHGLKFAFPNGRNDFDYPAFFARSLVQDYRPGACFNIICNHMRFHYDEVRGLVAPNATFITVLRDPARLFESSFHYFGSVVPFTWKLSGRDKLAEFLQDPDRYYDPRGYNAHYLRNLLFFDLGYDSDLDPSSPQVQEHILEVERHFHLVLLQEYFDESLVLLKDLLCWELEDVLYFKLNARRASAVPRLSGELYRRATAWNVLDARLYRHFNASFWRKVEAFGRERMASEVAALRRANERMRRICIDGGRAVDAAAIEDSAMQPWQPLGAKSILGYNLKKSIGQRHAQLCRRMLTPEIQYLMDLGANLWITKLWKFIRDFLRW; via the exons ATGCCGCTGCCACAGAAGAAGCGCTGGGAGTCCATGGCCAAGGGGCTGGTGCTGGGAGCGCTCTTCACCAgcttcctgctactgctgtaCTCCTATGCCGTCCCCCCGCTGTACACTGGCCTGGCTTCCAC CAGGACCCCCGAGGGCGCGGCACCCTGCTCTCCGGCCCCGAGTGAGCCAGAGGCTCCCACCTCGGCCAACGGCTCGGCGGGAGGCTGCCAGCCGCGGCGGGACATCGTGTTCATGAAGACGCACAAGACGGCCAGCAGCACGCTGCTCAACATCCTGTTCCGCTTCGGCCAGAAGCACGGGCTCAAGTTCGCCTTCCCCAACGGCCGCAACGACTTCGACTACCCCGCCTTCTTCGCGCGCAGCCTGGTGCAGGACTACCGGCCCGGGGCCTGCTTCAACATCATCTGCAACCACATGCGCTTCCACTACGACGAGGTGCGGGGCCTGGTGGCGCCCAACGCCACCTTCATCACCGTGCTGCGCGACCCCGCCCGCCTCTTCGAGTCCTCCTTCCACTACTTCGGCTCCGTGGTGCCCTTCACGTGGAAGCTCTCGGGCCGCGACAAGCTGGCCGAGTTCCTGCAGGACCCCGACCGCTACTACGACCCCCGCGGCTACAACGCCCACTACCTCCGCAACCTGCTCTTCTTCGACCTGGGCTACGACAGCGACCTGGACCCCAGCAGCCCGCAGGTGCAGGAGCACATCCTGGAGGTGGAGCGCCACTTCCACCTGGTGCTGCTGCAGGAGTACTTCGACGAGTCGCTCGTGCTGCTCAAGGACCTGCTGTGCTGGGAGCTGGAGGACGTGCTCTACTTCAAGCTCAACGCCCGCCGCGCCTCGGCCGTGCCGCGCCTCTCGGGCGAGCTGTACCGGCGCGCCACGGCCTGGAACGTGCTGGACGCGCGCCTCTACCGCCACTTCAACGCCAGCTTCTGGCGCAAGGTGGAGGCCTTCGGGCGCGAGCGCATGGCCAGCGAGGTGGCCGCCCTGCGGCGCGCCAACGAGCGCATGCGCCGCATCTGCATCGACGGCGGCCGCGCGGTGGACGCGGCGGCCATCGAGGACTCGGCCATGCAGCCCTGGCAGCCGCTGGGCGCCAAGTCCATCCTGGGCTACAACCTCAAGAAGAGCATCGGGCAGCGGCATGCGCAGCTCTGCCGGCGCATGCTCACGCCGGAGATCCAGTACCTGATGGACCTGGGCGCCAACCTGTGGATCACCAAGCTCTGGAAGTTCATCCGGGACTTCCTGCGGTGGTGA
- the GAL3ST1 gene encoding galactosylceramide sulfotransferase isoform X2 → MPLPQKKRWESMAKGLVLGALFTSFLLLLYSYAVPPLYTGLASTTPEGAAPCSPAPSEPEAPTSANGSAGGCQPRRDIVFMKTHKTASSTLLNILFRFGQKHGLKFAFPNGRNDFDYPAFFARSLVQDYRPGACFNIICNHMRFHYDEVRGLVAPNATFITVLRDPARLFESSFHYFGSVVPFTWKLSGRDKLAEFLQDPDRYYDPRGYNAHYLRNLLFFDLGYDSDLDPSSPQVQEHILEVERHFHLVLLQEYFDESLVLLKDLLCWELEDVLYFKLNARRASAVPRLSGELYRRATAWNVLDARLYRHFNASFWRKVEAFGRERMASEVAALRRANERMRRICIDGGRAVDAAAIEDSAMQPWQPLGAKSILGYNLKKSIGQRHAQLCRRMLTPEIQYLMDLGANLWITKLWKFIRDFLRW, encoded by the exons ATGCCGCTGCCACAGAAGAAGCGCTGGGAGTCCATGGCCAAGGGGCTGGTGCTGGGAGCGCTCTTCACCAgcttcctgctactgctgtaCTCCTATGCCGTCCCCCCGCTGTACACTGGCCTGGCTTCCAC GACCCCCGAGGGCGCGGCACCCTGCTCTCCGGCCCCGAGTGAGCCAGAGGCTCCCACCTCGGCCAACGGCTCGGCGGGAGGCTGCCAGCCGCGGCGGGACATCGTGTTCATGAAGACGCACAAGACGGCCAGCAGCACGCTGCTCAACATCCTGTTCCGCTTCGGCCAGAAGCACGGGCTCAAGTTCGCCTTCCCCAACGGCCGCAACGACTTCGACTACCCCGCCTTCTTCGCGCGCAGCCTGGTGCAGGACTACCGGCCCGGGGCCTGCTTCAACATCATCTGCAACCACATGCGCTTCCACTACGACGAGGTGCGGGGCCTGGTGGCGCCCAACGCCACCTTCATCACCGTGCTGCGCGACCCCGCCCGCCTCTTCGAGTCCTCCTTCCACTACTTCGGCTCCGTGGTGCCCTTCACGTGGAAGCTCTCGGGCCGCGACAAGCTGGCCGAGTTCCTGCAGGACCCCGACCGCTACTACGACCCCCGCGGCTACAACGCCCACTACCTCCGCAACCTGCTCTTCTTCGACCTGGGCTACGACAGCGACCTGGACCCCAGCAGCCCGCAGGTGCAGGAGCACATCCTGGAGGTGGAGCGCCACTTCCACCTGGTGCTGCTGCAGGAGTACTTCGACGAGTCGCTCGTGCTGCTCAAGGACCTGCTGTGCTGGGAGCTGGAGGACGTGCTCTACTTCAAGCTCAACGCCCGCCGCGCCTCGGCCGTGCCGCGCCTCTCGGGCGAGCTGTACCGGCGCGCCACGGCCTGGAACGTGCTGGACGCGCGCCTCTACCGCCACTTCAACGCCAGCTTCTGGCGCAAGGTGGAGGCCTTCGGGCGCGAGCGCATGGCCAGCGAGGTGGCCGCCCTGCGGCGCGCCAACGAGCGCATGCGCCGCATCTGCATCGACGGCGGCCGCGCGGTGGACGCGGCGGCCATCGAGGACTCGGCCATGCAGCCCTGGCAGCCGCTGGGCGCCAAGTCCATCCTGGGCTACAACCTCAAGAAGAGCATCGGGCAGCGGCATGCGCAGCTCTGCCGGCGCATGCTCACGCCGGAGATCCAGTACCTGATGGACCTGGGCGCCAACCTGTGGATCACCAAGCTCTGGAAGTTCATCCGGGACTTCCTGCGGTGGTGA